The Neochlamydia sp. S13 genome has a segment encoding these proteins:
- a CDS encoding leucine-rich repeat domain-containing protein, producing the protein MHPISPASIESLPNELLLPILEACAVPSLFGVCKRWHHLLASEVMPSLYKQIGKVHVPQGNVKEQALIVDRIYKLKEKLSEAAKVNAIFRRIFTLAKSFSALEFKVQIEEKRYLTLANYSSYLFNNNRLLLWKELPGGEEYLSREEIKHVFLEKKGELLREWIEENCKNATDLYLSGIGLTYLPPEICQLSQLQALDLSQNQLTALPEEIGQLSNLQQLYLRGNQLTALPAEIGQLPQLRGLYLSQNQLTSLPVEIGQLPQLQTLDLRKNQLTSLPVEIGQLFRLQGLYLNQNQLTSLPAEIGRLPDLQTLELAENLLKDIDEKIRQRFRL; encoded by the coding sequence ATGCATCCTATCTCTCCGGCATCTATTGAAAGCTTGCCTAATGAATTGCTGCTCCCTATCTTAGAGGCTTGCGCAGTTCCTTCCTTATTTGGCGTCTGTAAAAGATGGCATCATCTGCTAGCTTCTGAAGTGATGCCTTCTCTTTATAAGCAAATAGGTAAAGTGCATGTTCCTCAAGGAAATGTTAAGGAGCAGGCTCTTATTGTAGATAGGATTTATAAGCTAAAAGAAAAGCTTTCTGAGGCAGCAAAGGTAAATGCAATCTTTAGGCGAATCTTTACTTTAGCCAAGTCTTTTTCAGCTTTAGAATTTAAAGTGCAAATAGAAGAAAAGAGGTATCTTACCCTGGCTAATTACTCTTCTTATCTCTTTAATAATAATCGCCTTTTACTTTGGAAAGAGCTTCCTGGTGGGGAAGAATACTTGAGCCGAGAAGAAATTAAGCACGTGTTTCTAGAAAAAAAAGGAGAGCTTCTTAGAGAGTGGATTGAAGAAAATTGTAAAAATGCCACGGATCTATATTTATCTGGAATAGGCTTGACTTATCTACCCCCAGAAATATGCCAGCTATCTCAGCTGCAAGCGCTTGATTTAAGCCAAAACCAACTCACCGCTCTGCCTGAAGAAATCGGGCAGCTGTCTAATCTGCAACAGCTTTACTTAAGAGGTAACCAGCTAACCGCTCTGCCTGCAGAAATCGGGCAGCTGCCTCAGCTGCGAGGGCTTTACTTAAGTCAAAACCAGCTTACCAGCCTGCCTGTAGAAATCGGGCAATTGCCTCAGCTGCAAACGCTTGACTTAAGAAAAAACCAGCTCACCAGTCTGCCTGTAGAAATAGGTCAATTGTTTCGATTACAAGGACTTTACTTAAATCAAAACCAGCTCACTAGCCTGCCCGCAGAAATCGGACGGCTGCCTGATCTGCAAACTCTTGAATTAGCGGAAAATCTTTTGAAAGATATCGACGAAAAAATAAGGCAGCGTTTTCGATTGTAA